A single genomic interval of Mycolicibacterium holsaticum DSM 44478 = JCM 12374 harbors:
- a CDS encoding AMP-binding protein, protein MPPIEPAAFGVDQFTVGAVLDRRAEQFGDQVMMSIGGAPVTFAEMRERSCAAANLLLERGLGPGDTLALFTGTCPEWVYFWLGAARAGLITAAVNAASKGDFLAHALTLSRAKAVLTDGERAPRLAEVAGRVDTLSTTLVLDDSLSQRLAVAPADTGPSAPVAAGDVGALFFTSGTTGASKAVATTWHYLFSAAATVASAWEFAAGEVIWTAMPLFHLSAAPTVLAPMLVGGTSVLADGFHPTTVWDEIRSCGAVGFAGAGAMVSMLWNLPPDPRDAETGLRFISAAPISAEIYRAVERRYRCRVVTMYGLTEAFPLAYKSVSDEGVPGTSGSVNPAFDVRIVGPDGFEVRDGDVGEITCRARAAHAMSEGYVSPASGGLHVEPHPEWFPTGDLGCLDGDGNLTYLDRVKDSLRRRGENVSSVEVEQTVMRHPAIFEAAAVAIPSELGEDDILVAVTMRAGASLDFRDLLDFCAARMPYFCVPRYVEVLDEIPKNVIGRVRKDLLRSRGLGAGAWDRDAHGYVLSR, encoded by the coding sequence ATGCCGCCGATCGAGCCGGCGGCCTTCGGTGTCGACCAGTTCACCGTCGGCGCCGTGCTGGACCGGCGGGCCGAACAATTCGGCGACCAGGTGATGATGTCGATCGGCGGGGCACCGGTGACGTTCGCCGAGATGCGTGAAAGGTCCTGCGCGGCAGCCAACCTGCTCCTCGAGCGGGGACTGGGGCCGGGAGACACCCTCGCGCTGTTCACCGGCACCTGCCCGGAGTGGGTGTACTTCTGGCTGGGGGCGGCCCGTGCCGGGCTAATCACCGCGGCCGTCAACGCCGCCAGCAAGGGCGACTTCCTGGCCCACGCGCTCACGTTGTCGCGGGCCAAAGCGGTGCTCACCGACGGCGAGCGGGCACCGCGGCTCGCCGAGGTCGCCGGTCGCGTCGACACGCTCAGCACCACCCTGGTGCTGGATGATTCGCTTTCACAGCGACTCGCCGTGGCGCCCGCTGATACGGGACCGTCGGCACCGGTCGCGGCCGGTGACGTCGGCGCGCTGTTCTTCACCTCGGGAACCACCGGTGCCTCCAAAGCCGTCGCCACCACGTGGCACTACCTGTTCAGCGCGGCCGCGACCGTCGCATCGGCGTGGGAGTTCGCGGCGGGGGAAGTGATCTGGACGGCGATGCCGCTGTTTCACCTCAGCGCGGCGCCCACCGTGCTGGCGCCGATGTTGGTCGGCGGGACCAGCGTGCTCGCCGACGGCTTTCACCCCACCACGGTGTGGGACGAGATAAGGTCCTGCGGCGCAGTGGGTTTCGCCGGTGCGGGCGCGATGGTGTCGATGTTGTGGAACCTGCCGCCCGACCCTCGTGACGCTGAGACCGGGCTGCGGTTCATCTCGGCCGCGCCCATCTCGGCGGAAATTTACCGGGCCGTCGAACGGCGTTACCGCTGCCGCGTGGTGACGATGTACGGTCTGACCGAGGCGTTCCCTCTTGCCTACAAGTCGGTTTCAGACGAAGGTGTGCCGGGTACGTCTGGTTCCGTCAACCCGGCGTTCGACGTGCGCATCGTCGGCCCCGACGGGTTCGAGGTGCGCGACGGGGACGTCGGGGAGATCACCTGCCGGGCGCGGGCAGCGCATGCAATGAGCGAGGGGTATGTGTCGCCCGCGTCCGGCGGGCTGCACGTCGAACCGCACCCCGAGTGGTTTCCCACCGGCGACCTGGGTTGTCTTGACGGCGACGGAAACCTCACCTACCTCGACCGCGTCAAGGACTCGCTGCGTCGGCGCGGGGAGAACGTCTCGTCGGTCGAGGTCGAGCAGACCGTGATGCGCCATCCCGCGATCTTCGAGGCGGCCGCGGTCGCGATCCCCAGCGAGCTCGGCGAAGACGACATCCTGGTGGCGGTCACCATGCGGGCGGGCGCGTCACTGGATTTCCGCGATCTGCTGGACTTCTGTGCGGCGCGGATGCCGTATTTCTGCGTGCCCCGCTACGTCGAAGTGCTCGACGAGATTCCGAAGAACGTCATCGGCCGGGTGCGCAAAGACCTTCTGCGCAGCCGGGGGCTGGGCGCCGGCGCGTGGGACCGGGACGCGCACGGTTATGTGTTGAGTCGTTAG
- a CDS encoding DUF732 domain-containing protein translates to MLRKPAVAAVLAAGFLAASAVVPAPAQADPVDDAFLHAVSEAGVLMGDPGRAVAVGQQVCPMLSEPGQNAANVAARVADAAGMPLGPATMFTGIAISMFCPAMVASIGAGNSPIPLPFLGF, encoded by the coding sequence GTGCTCCGCAAACCCGCCGTGGCCGCTGTGCTGGCCGCTGGATTTCTCGCCGCGTCGGCCGTCGTGCCGGCACCTGCCCAGGCCGATCCCGTCGACGACGCGTTCCTGCACGCGGTGAGCGAGGCCGGGGTCCTGATGGGCGATCCGGGTCGCGCCGTGGCCGTCGGCCAGCAGGTCTGCCCGATGCTGTCCGAACCGGGACAGAACGCCGCGAACGTGGCCGCGCGGGTCGCCGATGCCGCGGGCATGCCGCTGGGCCCGGCCACCATGTTCACCGGCATCGCGATCTCGATGTTCTGCCCGGCGATGGTGGCCTCCATCGGCGCGGGCAACTCACCGATACCGTTGCCGTTCCTGGGGTTCTAA
- a CDS encoding SRPBCC family protein yields the protein MPEHAQRVLTEEVPAPAEQVRAFYADLDNIKTVHPLVVAVRTISRRDHTRTYRVTDRIRLGPVTLRTTYWAQLTVTDSGDITSEARQFPGVRLRTVVTFEPVRAGTRVTERITIQAPRPLFAFTARQAITAHRAMLAGIRRHFAG from the coding sequence GTGCCTGAACACGCACAACGGGTGCTCACCGAGGAGGTGCCCGCACCCGCCGAGCAGGTGCGGGCGTTCTACGCCGACCTGGACAACATCAAGACCGTGCACCCGCTCGTCGTCGCCGTACGCACGATCTCCCGCCGCGACCACACCCGCACCTATCGCGTCACCGACCGGATCCGGCTGGGCCCCGTGACGTTGCGGACGACCTACTGGGCGCAGCTGACCGTCACCGACAGCGGCGACATCACCTCGGAAGCGCGGCAGTTTCCCGGCGTGCGGCTGCGCACGGTCGTGACGTTCGAGCCGGTGCGCGCGGGAACCCGTGTCACAGAACGCATTACGATCCAGGCGCCGCGTCCGCTGTTCGCGTTCACCGCGCGGCAGGCGATCACCGCGCACCGGGCGATGCTGGCCGGAATCCGGCGACACTTCGCGGGTTAG
- a CDS encoding nuclear transport factor 2 family protein — translation MAISRADVLVAVERSPAAFGVHDRDAWIDAFTFDGRVEDPVGSHPHRGRTAIASFYDTFIGPRDITFHRDVDIVVGATVIRDLELEVGMGAGLTMRIPAYLRYDVADHQGELKIAALYAFWELPAMVAQFLRGGLKSVPPGLRLSKGLLLNQGLIGTLGFLSGFRGPGPQGKRRFGEFLADARAGDEVAVRRWLGKGTRITRGDDEPMGSAELLSRLAGAQQRKVIAAGYSLAVGVDCDGRRDVLMAEVATGSFAINRIRYFSDAV, via the coding sequence ATGGCCATCTCACGGGCGGACGTGCTGGTCGCCGTCGAGCGATCTCCTGCGGCGTTCGGTGTGCACGACCGCGACGCATGGATCGACGCGTTCACCTTCGACGGGCGCGTCGAGGATCCGGTCGGTTCCCATCCGCATCGCGGCCGCACCGCGATCGCGAGCTTCTACGACACGTTCATCGGCCCGCGCGACATCACGTTTCACCGCGACGTCGACATCGTGGTCGGCGCCACCGTGATCCGGGATCTGGAACTCGAGGTGGGCATGGGGGCCGGGCTGACCATGCGGATACCGGCCTACCTGCGCTACGACGTGGCCGATCACCAGGGTGAGCTGAAAATCGCTGCGCTGTACGCATTCTGGGAACTTCCCGCGATGGTCGCACAGTTCCTGCGCGGCGGCCTCAAATCGGTTCCCCCGGGTCTGCGCCTCTCCAAGGGGCTGCTGCTCAACCAGGGTCTGATCGGCACGCTCGGTTTCCTCAGCGGCTTTCGCGGCCCCGGGCCGCAGGGCAAGCGCCGGTTCGGCGAGTTCCTCGCCGATGCGCGCGCGGGCGACGAGGTCGCCGTGCGCCGGTGGCTGGGCAAGGGCACCCGCATCACCCGCGGCGACGACGAGCCGATGGGCAGCGCCGAACTGCTGTCGCGCCTGGCCGGCGCCCAGCAGCGCAAGGTGATCGCGGCCGGCTACAGCCTGGCCGTCGGCGTCGACTGCGACGGGCGACGCGATGTGCTGATGGCCGAGGTGGCGACGGGGTCGTTCGCGATCAACCGGATCCGCTACTTCTCCGACGCCGTTTGA
- a CDS encoding CaiB/BaiF CoA-transferase family protein: MGDIAPTPLGDLRVVEISDRIAGAYCGKLLVDAGADVVKVEPPEGDPFRRYTLTGAAPPEGADSPLFSYLNSGKQSVTSCSDDLLAGADIVVLTANRTEAEAQKLDPQRLGEIAPNCVVVTVSDFGWAGPWAQRPATEFTLQAASGLTGFRGDPAGPPISIGGELGEFMGGVWAAYGALALHRRVRTGGPGGHLDMSMLEAVTLMQSGEWLHSQLLQVPPVRRSVEVPSIEQAKDGYVGISMVTGQQWLDFAAMVECSEFTEVPALQFQIGRWDYREWIRERIDPWLRARTVEEIVELGQLFRLPLAPLGNGATIPAMDHMQQRGVYVDNPAGFRQPRPPWLMSEARPAPLRRAPSVGDSDGERPWQPRASTSTASCGVRPLSGVRIVDFTAFWAGPAATHALAAFGADVIKIESVQRPDGIRYSGGMRKDVDDWWEYGWVFHAMNTNKRSVTLDLQSPDGLRLVKELVRKADAVVENFSPRVMDQFGLGADVLLDINPRLVLMRMPAFGLSGPWRDRVGFAPTMEQIAGLAWVTGLPDGPPIAPRGACDPLAGAHAGFALLAALEYAERTGRGQLVEVPMIETVLNVTAAQTMEYEVFGQVMERRGNRGRPDSDQDVYPCAGQDTWVAVSARTDAQRAALASLTGGALDQWLASRDAEAAVETLVQQGIPAAVVISPSLVVENPQLLHRGFFEKLDHPSTGAGWYPCPPFARPDGVDAWLYRTPPRLGEHNAEVLSQLCGLEDAELDRLSADDVIGTRPKGL; the protein is encoded by the coding sequence GTGGGCGACATAGCACCCACCCCGCTCGGTGACCTGCGCGTCGTGGAGATCAGCGACCGGATCGCCGGCGCGTACTGCGGCAAGCTCCTGGTGGACGCCGGCGCCGACGTGGTCAAGGTCGAACCGCCAGAAGGCGATCCGTTCCGCCGGTACACGCTCACCGGCGCCGCCCCACCCGAAGGTGCCGATTCACCGCTGTTCAGCTATCTCAACTCCGGAAAGCAAAGCGTGACAAGCTGTTCCGACGATCTGCTGGCGGGCGCCGATATCGTCGTGCTGACCGCGAACCGCACCGAAGCCGAAGCGCAGAAATTGGACCCACAGCGGCTTGGTGAGATCGCACCAAACTGCGTCGTGGTCACCGTCTCGGACTTCGGCTGGGCCGGCCCGTGGGCGCAGCGCCCCGCCACGGAGTTCACCCTGCAGGCCGCTTCTGGCCTGACGGGGTTTCGCGGTGACCCGGCAGGCCCGCCGATCTCGATCGGCGGTGAGCTGGGGGAGTTCATGGGCGGGGTGTGGGCGGCCTACGGCGCGCTGGCCCTGCACCGGCGGGTGCGCACCGGCGGGCCTGGCGGTCATCTCGACATGTCGATGCTCGAGGCGGTGACCTTGATGCAGAGCGGGGAGTGGTTGCACAGCCAACTGCTGCAGGTGCCGCCGGTGCGGCGCTCGGTCGAGGTCCCGTCGATCGAGCAGGCCAAGGACGGCTACGTCGGGATCAGCATGGTGACCGGCCAGCAGTGGCTGGATTTCGCCGCGATGGTGGAATGTTCGGAGTTCACCGAGGTTCCCGCGCTGCAGTTCCAGATCGGCCGGTGGGACTACCGGGAGTGGATTCGCGAACGCATCGACCCGTGGCTGCGGGCCCGCACCGTCGAGGAGATCGTCGAGCTCGGGCAGCTGTTCCGGCTGCCGCTGGCTCCGCTGGGCAACGGCGCGACGATACCGGCGATGGACCACATGCAGCAGCGCGGCGTGTATGTGGACAACCCCGCGGGTTTCCGGCAACCGCGCCCGCCGTGGCTGATGAGCGAAGCCCGGCCCGCGCCGCTGCGCCGGGCGCCGTCGGTCGGGGACAGCGACGGCGAACGCCCCTGGCAGCCACGAGCGTCGACGTCGACGGCATCCTGCGGTGTGCGGCCGCTGTCCGGCGTGCGGATCGTGGACTTCACCGCGTTCTGGGCCGGGCCGGCGGCCACCCACGCCCTTGCGGCGTTCGGCGCCGACGTGATCAAGATCGAATCGGTGCAGCGCCCCGACGGCATCCGGTACTCGGGTGGCATGCGCAAGGACGTCGACGACTGGTGGGAGTACGGCTGGGTCTTTCACGCGATGAACACCAACAAACGCTCGGTGACGCTGGACCTGCAGTCCCCCGACGGGCTGCGGCTGGTCAAGGAGCTGGTGCGCAAGGCCGACGCGGTGGTGGAGAATTTCTCGCCGCGGGTGATGGACCAGTTCGGCCTGGGCGCCGATGTGCTGCTGGACATCAACCCGCGGCTGGTGCTGATGCGGATGCCCGCGTTCGGGCTGAGCGGACCGTGGCGCGACCGGGTGGGGTTCGCGCCGACGATGGAGCAGATCGCCGGGTTGGCGTGGGTGACCGGGCTTCCCGACGGCCCGCCGATCGCCCCGCGCGGAGCGTGCGATCCGCTCGCCGGGGCGCACGCGGGGTTCGCGCTGCTCGCCGCACTGGAATACGCCGAGCGCACGGGCCGCGGCCAGCTCGTCGAGGTGCCGATGATCGAGACCGTGCTGAACGTAACCGCGGCGCAGACAATGGAATACGAGGTCTTCGGACAGGTCATGGAACGTCGCGGCAACCGTGGGCGTCCCGACTCGGACCAGGACGTCTATCCCTGCGCGGGGCAGGACACCTGGGTGGCGGTCTCCGCCCGCACCGACGCCCAGCGTGCCGCGCTGGCGAGCCTCACCGGCGGCGCGCTGGACCAGTGGCTGGCGTCCCGCGACGCCGAGGCAGCAGTGGAAACACTTGTGCAGCAGGGCATCCCGGCGGCCGTAGTGATCTCACCGTCCCTGGTGGTCGAGAACCCGCAGCTGCTACACCGCGGCTTCTTCGAGAAGCTCGACCATCCCAGCACCGGCGCGGGCTGGTACCCGTGCCCGCCGTTCGCCCGGCCCGACGGCGTCGACGCCTGGCTGTACCGCACGCCGCCGCGGCTCGGCGAGCACAACGCCGAGGTGCTGTCGCAACTGTGCGGTCTCGAGGACGCCGAGCTGGACCGGCTCAGCGCCGACGACGTGATCGGCACCCGCCCCAAAGGCCTCTAA
- a CDS encoding MaoC family dehydratase — protein MVGTKTPPRYAGTAVSGARIQHFAAMVRDPNPSYWDPGFASEVWGGLLAPPAMLMGWLIPPPWSPTEQPPTPSIAILVPLPGTTFINASNDVEYLSPIVEGDRLHVVEQVVSVSPEKQTRLGTGHFVETRDEFHRGDGTLVAVNCNTLFRFTPAARP, from the coding sequence ATGGTCGGCACGAAGACACCGCCCAGGTATGCGGGTACCGCGGTGAGCGGTGCGCGAATTCAGCATTTCGCGGCCATGGTGCGCGACCCCAACCCGTCCTACTGGGACCCCGGTTTCGCCAGCGAGGTGTGGGGCGGTCTGCTCGCGCCCCCGGCGATGCTGATGGGGTGGCTGATCCCACCGCCGTGGTCACCGACCGAGCAGCCACCGACACCGTCGATCGCGATCCTGGTCCCGCTTCCGGGCACCACGTTCATCAACGCCTCCAACGACGTCGAGTACCTCAGCCCCATCGTCGAAGGGGATCGGCTGCACGTGGTCGAGCAGGTGGTGTCGGTGTCGCCGGAGAAGCAGACCCGGCTGGGCACCGGGCATTTCGTCGAGACGCGGGACGAGTTTCACCGCGGCGACGGAACGTTGGTGGCCGTCAACTGCAACACGTTGTTCCGGTTCACCCCCGCGGCGCGGCCATGA
- a CDS encoding cytochrome P450, which yields MTTTEPVDLSDLSLWQNGFPDELFTMLRRERPVFHHRLTDGVARTVTRDFWVTTKHRHALRIHRDTDAFTAVDGPLIQGIGPAGAFPNIINMDPPEQTKRRRVMSHAFTPRAIGKLENGIRRRAAALVDRLLESGTGDWIEDVADVLPMAVIGDIIGIPEKDRPQIFATFDRILKAGPSQDQVEAFTEVFTYAVDLTAEKRRHPVDDIWSALATAVITDEHGEQLSIPETELESFFFVLAFAGSDTTKNALAYGLQAFVADPAQIERYRTDESIRSAAVEEVLRWSSPVAFWTRTTRVDVEMDGVAIPAGQRVVAMLRSANRDEEIFDDPFRFDIGRVDNPHVTFGGGGAHYCLGAMLARAEIRAVLDELLCRADHISLGPATVSYPHLANNMTIFDALPITVWA from the coding sequence GTGACCACGACGGAACCGGTCGATTTGTCCGATCTTTCGTTGTGGCAGAACGGTTTTCCCGATGAACTGTTCACGATGCTGCGCCGTGAGCGGCCGGTCTTCCATCATCGGCTCACCGACGGTGTCGCCAGAACGGTCACCCGGGACTTCTGGGTGACCACCAAGCACCGGCACGCGCTACGCATCCACCGCGACACCGACGCGTTCACCGCCGTGGACGGCCCGCTCATCCAGGGAATCGGTCCGGCGGGCGCGTTTCCCAACATCATCAACATGGATCCGCCCGAGCAGACCAAGCGGCGCAGGGTGATGTCGCACGCCTTCACCCCGCGCGCTATCGGCAAGCTCGAGAACGGTATCCGCCGGCGGGCGGCAGCGCTCGTCGACCGCCTGCTGGAGTCGGGCACCGGCGACTGGATCGAGGACGTCGCCGACGTCCTGCCGATGGCGGTCATCGGCGACATCATCGGCATCCCCGAAAAGGACCGACCGCAGATCTTCGCCACGTTCGACCGGATCCTGAAGGCGGGTCCGTCGCAAGACCAGGTGGAGGCGTTCACCGAGGTCTTCACGTATGCGGTCGACCTCACGGCCGAGAAACGGCGCCATCCCGTCGACGACATCTGGAGCGCGCTGGCCACCGCGGTGATCACCGACGAACACGGCGAGCAATTGTCCATCCCCGAAACGGAACTCGAAAGCTTCTTCTTCGTCCTGGCGTTCGCCGGCAGTGACACCACGAAGAACGCCCTGGCCTACGGGCTGCAGGCGTTCGTCGCCGATCCCGCGCAGATCGAGCGCTACCGCACCGACGAGTCGATCCGATCGGCCGCGGTCGAGGAGGTGCTGCGCTGGTCGAGCCCGGTGGCGTTCTGGACCCGCACCACCCGGGTCGACGTGGAGATGGACGGCGTCGCGATCCCGGCGGGTCAGCGGGTGGTGGCGATGCTGCGCTCGGCCAACCGCGACGAGGAGATCTTCGACGACCCGTTCCGGTTCGACATCGGCCGCGTCGACAACCCGCACGTCACGTTCGGCGGCGGTGGGGCGCACTACTGCCTGGGCGCGATGCTGGCGCGCGCGGAGATCCGCGCCGTTCTCGACGAGTTGCTGTGCCGCGCCGACCACATCAGCCTGGGGCCAGCGACCGTGTCGTATCCCCACCTGGCCAACAACATGACGATCTTCGACGCGCTGCCGATCACCGTGTGGGCTTAG
- a CDS encoding nuclear transport factor 2 family protein yields the protein MTLTYQQQYVLDGLAGRAAILDLDARHNRLYSAGDLAGWIATFRHAGATYSRGGEAFTDLRAAFDGGAGRRLVTVDHEITVDGVEATQQCVALWYGADTLVATGTFTDRLSYERGGWYFTSRQLEWDRAPRENALSV from the coding sequence ATGACGTTGACCTACCAGCAGCAGTACGTGCTCGACGGGCTGGCCGGGCGGGCGGCGATCCTCGATCTGGATGCCCGACACAACCGGTTGTACTCCGCGGGTGATCTGGCCGGGTGGATCGCGACCTTCCGGCATGCGGGGGCGACGTATTCGCGTGGGGGAGAGGCGTTCACCGATCTGCGCGCCGCGTTCGACGGTGGCGCCGGGCGACGGCTGGTGACCGTCGACCACGAGATCACGGTGGACGGCGTGGAGGCGACCCAGCAGTGCGTCGCGCTGTGGTACGGCGCCGACACGCTGGTGGCCACCGGGACCTTCACCGACCGGCTCAGCTACGAGAGGGGTGGCTGGTACTTCACGTCGCGCCAGCTGGAGTGGGACCGCGCACCGCGCGAGAACGCGCTTTCGGTGTGA
- a CDS encoding aldehyde dehydrogenase, whose translation MRPLDYDRLFIGGRWHKPATAQRISVISPHTEEQIGQTPHAGPEDVDRAVRCARTAFDDGPWPRMSVADRMAKIDKLAALYSAQTDEMADLITAEMGSPRSFSRLGQATGAVAQMHLGLATAREFPWTERRPGLFGDVHIRRAPVGVVGAIVPWNVPQFLIMPKMIPALIAGCTVVLKPAPETPLDAMWLAEMLEEVDLPEGVVSIVPGGRETGEALVRHPGVDKISFTGSSATGRHIAALCGAQLKRVSLELGGKSAAIILDDADIAHTVKHLKTASLLNNGQACVAQTRILVSERRHDEVVDALSEMMSGLQVGDPADESTDIGPLVAQRQQQRVQGYIRAGIDEGARMVLGGTDKPHERGWYVQPTLFAEATNDMRIAREEIFGPVLTVLTYTDEHDAVRIANDSDYGLAGSVWTSDVAHGLQIAEQIRTGTYGINMYTLDTTAPFGGFKQSGVGREFGAEGLAEYVELQTTVSAQKLPDLT comes from the coding sequence ATGAGACCGCTTGACTACGATCGACTTTTCATCGGCGGCCGGTGGCACAAACCTGCTACCGCACAGCGGATCTCGGTGATCTCCCCCCACACCGAGGAGCAGATCGGCCAGACGCCCCACGCCGGGCCCGAAGACGTCGACCGAGCGGTCCGTTGCGCCAGAACGGCGTTCGACGACGGGCCGTGGCCACGGATGAGCGTCGCCGACCGGATGGCCAAGATCGACAAGCTCGCCGCGCTGTACAGCGCACAGACCGACGAGATGGCCGACCTGATCACCGCGGAGATGGGCTCGCCGCGCAGCTTCAGCAGGCTCGGGCAGGCGACCGGGGCCGTCGCGCAGATGCACCTGGGCCTGGCCACCGCGCGGGAATTCCCGTGGACCGAACGCCGGCCGGGCCTGTTCGGCGACGTGCACATCCGGCGGGCGCCGGTCGGCGTCGTCGGGGCCATCGTGCCCTGGAACGTGCCGCAGTTCCTGATCATGCCGAAGATGATCCCGGCGCTGATCGCCGGTTGCACCGTCGTGCTCAAGCCCGCGCCCGAAACGCCTCTGGACGCGATGTGGCTGGCCGAGATGCTCGAGGAGGTCGACCTGCCCGAAGGGGTGGTCTCGATCGTGCCCGGTGGGCGCGAGACCGGTGAGGCACTGGTGCGCCATCCCGGGGTGGACAAGATTTCGTTCACCGGGTCCTCTGCGACCGGTCGCCACATCGCGGCGCTGTGCGGCGCACAGCTCAAACGGGTCAGCCTGGAACTGGGCGGCAAGTCAGCCGCGATCATCCTCGACGACGCCGACATCGCACACACCGTCAAACACCTCAAGACCGCCAGCCTGCTGAACAACGGGCAGGCCTGTGTGGCACAGACCAGGATCCTGGTCAGCGAACGCCGCCACGACGAGGTCGTCGACGCCCTCAGCGAGATGATGTCGGGCCTGCAGGTCGGTGACCCCGCCGACGAGAGCACCGACATCGGACCGCTTGTCGCCCAACGCCAGCAGCAACGTGTGCAGGGCTATATCCGGGCCGGGATCGACGAGGGCGCCCGAATGGTGCTGGGCGGCACCGACAAACCGCACGAACGCGGCTGGTATGTACAGCCCACGTTGTTCGCTGAGGCCACCAACGACATGCGGATCGCCCGCGAAGAGATCTTCGGACCGGTGCTGACCGTGCTCACCTACACCGACGAGCACGACGCCGTGCGGATCGCCAACGACAGCGACTACGGGCTGGCCGGTTCGGTGTGGACGTCCGACGTCGCGCACGGCCTGCAGATCGCCGAGCAGATCCGCACCGGCACCTACGGCATCAACATGTACACCCTGGACACCACCGCCCCGTTCGGCGGGTTCAAGCAGTCCGGCGTCGGCCGCGAGTTCGGCGCCGAGGGCCTGGCGGAATACGTGGAGTTGCAGACGACGGTCAGCGCCCAGAAATTGCCGGACCTAACCTGA
- a CDS encoding aromatic ring-hydroxylating oxygenase subunit alpha codes for MTDTVHDPTLDPSEHEFGSGGISLSTYRFPTGWFIVGFASELSAGQVKRAHYFGEELVIFRTESGQVNVLDAYCQHLGANMGVGGTVEGERIVCPWHGWHWNGDGSNALIPYSKIGCKQNVRIRSYHSTEWYGFILVWHERHGRAPYWQPPVLPELETDEYYPLHPHTRMVNRVKVHAQMIIENAADPYHVQYVHKAANPANTASFELSGYHLHATVNANFGGGRAKTWLTPNGPVDAKIIYDNYSLGLGVVRFPSELVATVQVTGQTPVDEDYTDYFYTQASVREPGDTGDKPTGGAAKFLQLQQEVIKQDFFTWENMKYLEKPNLAPEEARDYAALRRWAHRFYPGPEPSAIDFGYTADGQPDPAAAQA; via the coding sequence GTGACCGACACGGTCCACGACCCCACCCTCGACCCGTCGGAACACGAGTTCGGGTCCGGCGGGATCAGCCTGTCGACGTACCGCTTCCCGACCGGTTGGTTCATCGTCGGGTTCGCCTCGGAGCTGTCCGCCGGACAGGTCAAACGCGCCCACTATTTCGGTGAGGAGCTGGTGATCTTCCGGACCGAATCCGGTCAGGTCAACGTGTTGGACGCCTACTGCCAGCATCTCGGCGCGAACATGGGGGTCGGCGGCACGGTCGAGGGTGAGCGCATCGTCTGCCCGTGGCACGGCTGGCACTGGAACGGCGACGGCAGCAACGCGCTGATCCCGTACAGCAAGATCGGCTGCAAGCAGAACGTGCGGATCCGCAGCTACCACAGCACCGAGTGGTACGGGTTCATCCTGGTCTGGCACGAACGCCACGGCCGCGCGCCGTACTGGCAGCCCCCGGTGCTGCCCGAACTGGAGACCGACGAGTACTACCCGCTGCACCCGCACACCCGGATGGTTAACCGGGTCAAGGTGCACGCGCAGATGATCATCGAGAACGCCGCCGACCCGTATCACGTGCAGTATGTGCACAAGGCCGCCAACCCGGCCAACACCGCGTCCTTCGAGCTGTCCGGTTATCACCTGCACGCGACGGTGAACGCGAATTTCGGTGGGGGACGGGCCAAGACGTGGCTCACCCCCAACGGCCCCGTCGACGCCAAGATCATCTACGACAACTACTCGCTGGGTCTGGGCGTCGTGCGGTTCCCCTCCGAGCTGGTGGCCACCGTGCAGGTGACCGGTCAGACCCCGGTGGACGAGGACTACACCGACTACTTCTACACCCAGGCCTCGGTCCGCGAACCCGGCGATACCGGCGACAAGCCGACGGGCGGCGCCGCGAAATTCCTGCAGCTGCAGCAGGAGGTCATCAAACAGGACTTCTTCACCTGGGAGAACATGAAGTACCTGGAGAAGCCCAACCTCGCCCCCGAGGAGGCCCGCGACTACGCCGCCCTGCGGCGCTGGGCCCACCGGTTCTATCCGGGCCCCGAGCCGTCCGCCATCGATTTCGGCTACACCGCCGACGGCCAACCCGATCCGGCGGCAGCACAAGCGTGA
- a CDS encoding MaoC/PaaZ C-terminal domain-containing protein, with translation MTTYSPMAWDDVVVPTELAEVVDRVDYQRVVMNPGATWDYFPAHYDPEYARRQGHPTIFVNTMHIAGFVDRIATDWAGPYSRVVRRKVKLLGSIYAGDTMVGRGRAVAKRQDDSGTVPRLLVDLVITVCNQHDELCCPAEVTLQLSG, from the coding sequence ATGACCACCTACTCCCCGATGGCGTGGGACGACGTCGTGGTCCCGACCGAACTGGCCGAGGTCGTCGACCGGGTCGACTACCAGCGGGTGGTGATGAACCCGGGTGCGACGTGGGACTACTTTCCCGCCCACTACGACCCGGAATATGCGCGGCGCCAAGGCCACCCGACGATTTTCGTCAACACCATGCACATCGCCGGGTTCGTCGACCGCATCGCGACCGACTGGGCCGGACCGTACAGCAGGGTGGTGCGCCGCAAGGTCAAGCTGCTCGGCTCGATCTACGCCGGCGACACGATGGTGGGCCGGGGCCGCGCCGTCGCCAAACGGCAGGATGACTCGGGGACGGTGCCGCGGCTGCTGGTGGACCTCGTCATCACGGTGTGCAATCAGCACGACGAACTGTGTTGCCCCGCCGAGGTCACGCTGCAGCTCTCAGGTTAG